A region of Sandaracinaceae bacterium DNA encodes the following proteins:
- a CDS encoding YggS family pyridoxal phosphate-dependent enzyme, with the protein MSVRDGLSRVRDRIADACARVGRDPAGVTLVAVSKRHPAERVREAYAAGQRVFGENYVQELVEKADALADLDGARWHFIGHLQRNKAKLLARPGMVVETVDSERLAAELDKRAASAGLVLPVLVQVNVAGEAQKSGCAPEALDAILDAVASAAHLEARGLMTIPPAVDDPEAARPHFAALRALAEARGLAELSMGMSADLEAAIAEGATSVRVGTAIFGPRP; encoded by the coding sequence GTGAGCGTGAGAGACGGACTGTCGCGGGTGCGCGATCGCATCGCCGACGCCTGCGCGCGCGTCGGGCGGGATCCGGCGGGGGTGACCCTGGTGGCCGTGTCCAAGCGCCACCCCGCCGAGCGGGTGCGGGAGGCGTACGCCGCGGGTCAGCGCGTCTTCGGCGAGAACTACGTGCAGGAGCTGGTCGAGAAGGCGGACGCGCTCGCCGACCTCGACGGCGCGCGCTGGCACTTCATCGGGCACCTGCAGCGCAACAAGGCGAAGCTCCTCGCGAGGCCGGGGATGGTGGTCGAGACCGTGGACTCGGAGCGGCTGGCGGCGGAGCTCGACAAGCGAGCGGCGAGCGCGGGGCTCGTGCTGCCCGTGCTCGTGCAGGTCAACGTGGCCGGCGAAGCCCAGAAGTCCGGCTGCGCCCCCGAGGCGCTGGACGCGATCCTCGACGCGGTCGCGAGCGCCGCGCACCTCGAGGCGCGTGGGCTGATGACCATCCCGCCGGCGGTGGACGACCCCGAGGCGGCGCGCCCGCACTTCGCGGCGCTCCGGGCGCTCGCCGAGGCGCGCGGGCTGGCGGAGCTCTCGATGGGCATGAGCGCGGACCTCGAGGCGGCCATCGCCGAGGGCGCCACGAGCGTGCGGGTCGGCACGGCCATCTTCGGCCCGCGCCCCTGA
- a CDS encoding HNH endonuclease, whose protein sequence is MLVLNKSYQPVRITDAKTGFAMLFHGRARALDRAYEPHDFAAWAARELAAHDEAIGTPRGAIPIPRVLLLEGYNRVPRAPLRLSRRHVYMRDDYSCQYCGGQPGLKELNLDHVVPRSRGGRSTWENLVTSCRTCNLRKGWATPEEAGMRLHKRPVRPSWSMALSLAAQRRRYVEWEPFIGVVDTPEAAE, encoded by the coding sequence GTGCTGGTGCTCAACAAGAGCTACCAGCCGGTGCGCATCACCGACGCCAAGACCGGCTTCGCGATGCTCTTCCACGGGCGGGCGCGGGCGCTGGACCGGGCCTACGAGCCGCACGACTTCGCGGCGTGGGCGGCGCGCGAGCTGGCGGCGCACGACGAGGCGATCGGGACGCCGCGCGGCGCGATCCCGATCCCGCGGGTGCTCCTGCTCGAGGGCTACAACCGCGTGCCGCGGGCGCCGCTCCGGCTCTCGCGTCGGCACGTCTACATGCGCGACGACTACAGCTGCCAGTACTGCGGCGGCCAGCCCGGGCTCAAGGAGCTGAACCTCGACCACGTGGTGCCGCGCTCGCGCGGCGGGCGGTCCACCTGGGAGAACCTCGTGACCTCGTGCCGGACGTGCAACCTCCGCAAGGGCTGGGCGACGCCGGAGGAGGCGGGCATGCGTCTGCACAAGCGACCGGTGCGACCGAGCTGGAGCATGGCGCTCTCGCTGGCGGCGCAGCGTCGCCGCTACGTCGAGTGGGAGCCCTTCATCGGCGTGGTCGACACGCCGGAGGCGGCCGAGTAG
- a CDS encoding helix-turn-helix domain-containing protein, producing MPDKPDETLIEELPFEELSSEDLSSDDLPSQDTEIDLFREPADEPEEAAPRRVPKLLSVSGAKGGVGKSMLASNLAVYLASIGRSVVLADADMGGANLHTMLGVERPRPWMPAPPSLEESDREDTGLALLETPVPGLSLLHAGLDVPRRGEARRTRRAHLTAMLRGLDADYVVADVGSGTASTLIDFHLESDLAVFVTLPEPTAIDNTYRFMRHAFVRFLRTKVQDEKTRRALLAKVRELGGAPSPLDLWRRLEDDGDPLAESVRDWMESFSPAVVLNQTRLRADLELGEAMRSAGRRRLGFGIDYLGHIDYDDTVWSCVRNRRLLLIESPGSKSAKSVEKIARRLLSLESGKARRRRERTVPPESHHDLLEVERGATDEEVRRAFKRMREIYSIEALACYGLFTADELDKVRTRLEEAFDVLLDPARRRPYELSVFPMEEEEEIDRPSAARRAADLPPPPPITPDTEFSGPLIRQVRESQGVELRDISARTKVGLSYLEAIEGDSFALLPAPVYVRGFVTELAKFLRLDSAQVSRTYVKRYRRYLEERGEA from the coding sequence ATGCCGGACAAGCCTGACGAGACGCTGATCGAGGAGCTGCCGTTCGAGGAGCTGTCCTCGGAAGACCTGTCTTCCGATGACCTTCCCTCCCAGGATACGGAGATCGACCTCTTCCGTGAGCCGGCGGACGAGCCCGAGGAGGCGGCGCCGCGGCGCGTGCCGAAGCTCCTCTCGGTCTCGGGCGCGAAGGGCGGGGTGGGCAAGAGCATGCTCGCCTCGAACCTCGCCGTGTACCTCGCGTCCATCGGCCGGAGCGTCGTCCTCGCCGACGCCGACATGGGCGGCGCCAACCTCCACACCATGCTCGGCGTCGAGCGCCCGCGTCCGTGGATGCCGGCGCCTCCCAGCCTCGAGGAGTCCGACCGCGAAGACACCGGGCTCGCGCTCCTCGAGACGCCCGTGCCGGGGCTGTCGCTCCTGCACGCGGGGCTCGACGTGCCGCGGCGGGGGGAGGCCCGGCGCACGCGGCGCGCCCACCTCACCGCGATGCTGCGCGGGCTCGACGCGGACTACGTCGTGGCCGACGTGGGCTCCGGCACCGCGAGCACGCTGATCGACTTCCACCTCGAGTCGGACCTCGCGGTCTTCGTGACGCTGCCCGAGCCGACGGCGATCGACAATACATATCGCTTCATGCGGCACGCGTTCGTGCGCTTCCTGCGGACGAAGGTCCAGGACGAGAAGACCCGCCGCGCGCTGCTCGCCAAGGTGCGCGAGCTGGGCGGCGCGCCGTCGCCGCTGGATCTCTGGCGCCGGCTCGAGGACGACGGCGACCCGCTGGCGGAGTCGGTCCGGGACTGGATGGAGTCCTTCTCGCCCGCGGTCGTGCTCAACCAGACCCGGCTCCGCGCGGACCTCGAGCTGGGCGAAGCGATGCGCTCGGCGGGGCGTCGCCGGCTCGGCTTCGGGATCGATTACCTCGGCCACATCGACTACGACGACACCGTCTGGAGCTGCGTTCGGAACCGGCGGCTGCTGCTGATCGAGAGCCCGGGCAGCAAGAGCGCCAAGAGCGTGGAGAAGATCGCGCGGCGCCTGCTCAGCCTGGAGTCGGGCAAGGCGCGTCGCCGTCGCGAGCGCACCGTGCCGCCCGAGAGTCACCACGACCTGCTCGAGGTCGAGCGCGGCGCCACGGACGAGGAGGTGCGCCGCGCCTTCAAGCGCATGCGCGAGATCTACTCGATCGAGGCGCTCGCCTGTTACGGCCTCTTCACCGCGGACGAGCTCGACAAGGTGCGCACCCGCCTCGAGGAGGCCTTCGACGTGCTGCTCGACCCGGCCCGCCGCCGCCCCTACGAGCTGAGCGTGTTCCCGATGGAGGAGGAGGAGGAGATCGACCGCCCCTCCGCGGCCCGACGCGCCGCCGATCTGCCGCCGCCGCCGCCCATCACCCCCGACACGGAGTTCTCGGGCCCGCTCATCCGGCAGGTCCGCGAGTCGCAGGGCGTCGAGCTGCGCGACATCAGCGCGCGCACCAAGGTCGGCCTGAGCTACCTCGAGGCCATCGAAGGCGACTCCTTCGCGCTCCTGCCCGCGCCGGTCTACGTGCGCGGCTTCGTGACCGAGCTGGCCAAGTTCCTCCGGCTCGACTCGGCGCAGGTCAGCCGCACCTACGTCAAACGCTACCGGCGCTACCTCGAGGAGCGGGGCGAGGCGTGA
- a CDS encoding serine/threonine-protein kinase translates to MLTPDPTGALRVEVPPRSLVGALVAGKYRLRRVIGRGGMGTVYKAENVSIGRTVAVKVLHGYLADDGVSVTRFQREARAAASVGHEHIIEVLDMGIEPNGAPFIVMEYVRGKSLAQALRDQSPFAIERAVPIVGQILSALEAAHDEGIIHRDLKPENVLLMKSQGRTDFVKLFDFGVAAFVDAAQDQSGAHDLTPTGRAMGTPTYASPEQMLGKRVRDARVDLYSVGVLLFRMLAGRLPFDQESFPELCRAITELDPPRFVDVGVEVPAGLEEVVGKALAKDPNDRFQSAREMAEALVPFGAAPPEDAPETTDTLTMELRELRAREALLGGEQAPELPPGRTSVVRGEALGALLAFVQDELGEVAFRALIATEPEIEAILKAGLVPNAWYPGGALMLVERVDRERFAGDRRLVAEAGRYLAQRAFLQRDRDMLLKTLTPELLFSLLPELWTRYFAVGEPRVVKVGRGYGRLEITNVPDAFLARSVAIAGYLDQALRMAGAADVDVRLASAAALGDAMDVFEATWSS, encoded by the coding sequence GTGCTGACCCCCGACCCCACCGGCGCGCTTCGAGTCGAGGTCCCACCGCGGAGCCTCGTCGGCGCGCTGGTGGCCGGGAAGTACCGCCTTCGCAGGGTCATCGGGCGCGGCGGGATGGGCACCGTCTACAAGGCCGAGAACGTCTCGATCGGCCGCACGGTCGCGGTCAAGGTGCTCCACGGCTACCTCGCGGACGACGGGGTCAGCGTCACGCGCTTCCAGCGGGAGGCGCGGGCGGCGGCCAGCGTCGGGCACGAGCACATCATCGAGGTGCTCGACATGGGCATCGAGCCGAACGGGGCGCCCTTCATCGTCATGGAGTACGTGCGCGGCAAGAGCCTCGCCCAGGCGCTCCGCGACCAGAGCCCCTTCGCGATCGAGCGCGCCGTCCCGATCGTCGGGCAGATCCTCTCGGCCCTCGAGGCCGCGCATGACGAGGGCATCATCCACCGGGACCTGAAGCCCGAGAACGTCCTGCTCATGAAGAGCCAGGGGCGGACCGACTTCGTGAAGCTCTTCGACTTCGGCGTCGCGGCCTTCGTCGACGCGGCCCAGGACCAGAGCGGGGCGCACGACCTGACGCCCACCGGGCGCGCCATGGGGACGCCGACGTACGCGAGCCCGGAGCAGATGCTCGGCAAGCGCGTCCGCGACGCGCGGGTGGATCTCTACTCGGTGGGGGTGCTGCTGTTCCGCATGCTCGCGGGGCGGCTCCCCTTCGACCAGGAGAGCTTCCCGGAGCTCTGCCGCGCGATCACCGAGCTGGACCCGCCGCGCTTCGTCGACGTCGGGGTCGAGGTGCCGGCGGGGCTCGAGGAAGTGGTTGGGAAGGCGCTCGCGAAGGACCCGAACGACCGGTTCCAGAGCGCGCGCGAGATGGCCGAGGCGCTGGTGCCGTTCGGCGCCGCGCCGCCCGAGGACGCGCCCGAGACCACCGACACGCTGACGATGGAGCTCCGGGAGCTGCGGGCGCGCGAGGCGCTCCTCGGCGGAGAGCAGGCGCCCGAGCTGCCCCCGGGGCGCACGTCGGTGGTGCGGGGCGAGGCGCTCGGGGCGCTGCTCGCGTTCGTCCAGGACGAGCTCGGCGAGGTCGCCTTCCGCGCGCTCATCGCCACCGAGCCCGAGATCGAGGCGATCCTGAAGGCGGGCCTGGTGCCCAACGCCTGGTACCCCGGAGGCGCGCTCATGCTGGTGGAGCGGGTCGACCGCGAGCGGTTCGCGGGCGATCGGCGGCTCGTGGCCGAGGCGGGGCGCTACCTCGCGCAGCGCGCCTTCCTGCAGCGCGACCGCGACATGCTGCTCAAGACGCTCACGCCGGAGCTCTTGTTCTCGCTGCTGCCCGAGCTCTGGACGCGCTACTTCGCGGTGGGAGAGCCGCGCGTCGTCAAGGTCGGGCGCGGCTACGGGCGGCTCGAGATCACGAACGTGCCGGACGCGTTCCTCGCCCGCTCGGTGGCGATCGCCGGCTACCTCGACCAGGCGCTCCGCATGGCCGGCGCGGCGGACGTCGACGTGCGTCTGGCCTCGGCGGCGGCGCTCGGTGACGCCATGGATGTCTTCGAAGCCACGTGGTCCTCCTGA
- a CDS encoding Maf family protein — protein MTLVLASASPRRREILETLGLAFEVQPSQAPEDPREGEGAVALATRLAGDKAREVSLSRPGAAVLGADTVVVLGAEALGKPADESEARAMISRLSGGWHEVTTGVALARDGALLESIAVSTRVRFATLSEARIARYAATGEGLDKAGAYAVQGIGAGLVERIEGSYSNVVGLPAHETLALLERHGALGEWP, from the coding sequence GTGACGCTCGTGCTCGCCTCGGCCTCCCCGCGGCGGCGGGAGATCCTCGAGACGCTCGGGCTCGCGTTCGAGGTGCAGCCGAGCCAGGCGCCCGAGGACCCCCGGGAGGGGGAAGGCGCGGTCGCGCTCGCGACGCGGCTCGCCGGCGACAAGGCGCGCGAGGTGTCTCTCTCACGCCCCGGCGCCGCGGTGCTCGGGGCGGACACCGTCGTCGTGCTCGGCGCCGAGGCGCTCGGCAAGCCCGCCGACGAGTCCGAGGCGCGGGCGATGATCAGTCGGCTCTCCGGGGGCTGGCACGAGGTCACGACCGGCGTCGCGCTCGCGCGAGACGGCGCGCTGCTGGAGTCGATCGCGGTGAGCACACGCGTGCGCTTCGCGACGCTGAGCGAGGCGCGGATCGCGCGCTACGCGGCGACGGGCGAGGGGCTCGACAAGGCGGGCGCCTACGCGGTGCAGGGCATCGGCGCGGGGCTGGTGGAGCGCATCGAGGGGTCCTACTCGAACGTCGTGGGGCTGCCCGCGCACGAGACCCTCGCGTTGCTGGAGCGCCACGGCGCGCTCGGGGAGTGGCCGTGA
- a CDS encoding lamin tail domain-containing protein encodes MAHRLLPALACVCLLGCLRVPPAPPDAAPPVADEGVEPLPPFTLAELSVEDARGEAWDPDDACSWPTIRLRFGQPLFEADAVWLLEGEPDPDTADDLSARPLRVATERRVVESEITLEGDALTLRPTRRLEAGATYTVAVAAWARSAASGETLEAPQLAPLTVSRSPEAGGAVRGAWPPDGADAVDAEMSALFVAFDGAIEDPSRAVRLRREGGEVVATDAHALPCADAETWPDGLCAVLRPRAPLAPGSAHVIEVETDLLDATGAPVGPWAARFTTRLDAGEPPAPLALTCHPDEHDLEVGCALVDDRSVTFRLAATEAVRVRVEAAGRRLLAVAPRGDATLRLDGLSPEATVRPRFVLTDYAGATWETQSVLSTTPPLATISIEEVRADPLGPEPRQEYVEVLNWGDETVDLLGFSITDRASSEGDFIPRTARLAPGQRALIVGAAFDPEEGSDPEVPPGTPLIRLEGALGTGGLANRGEPVFLRDPEMRRISAAPGLEPPAPGVCVVRRSEDPRVGAEDAFGSAPCTPGRDSP; translated from the coding sequence ATGGCACACCGTCTCCTCCCCGCCCTCGCCTGCGTCTGCCTCCTGGGTTGCCTCCGGGTGCCCCCCGCCCCGCCCGACGCCGCTCCCCCGGTCGCGGACGAAGGCGTCGAGCCGCTGCCCCCCTTCACCCTCGCCGAGCTGAGCGTGGAGGACGCCCGGGGGGAGGCCTGGGACCCCGACGACGCGTGCAGCTGGCCCACGATCCGACTGCGCTTCGGCCAGCCGCTCTTCGAGGCGGACGCGGTGTGGCTGCTCGAGGGCGAGCCCGACCCGGACACGGCTGACGACCTCTCCGCTCGGCCGCTCCGGGTCGCGACCGAGCGGCGGGTGGTGGAGAGCGAGATCACCCTGGAGGGCGACGCGCTGACGCTCCGCCCCACGCGGCGGCTCGAGGCGGGGGCGACGTACACGGTGGCCGTGGCGGCGTGGGCGCGCAGCGCGGCGAGCGGCGAGACCCTCGAAGCGCCGCAGCTGGCGCCGCTGACGGTCAGCCGGAGCCCGGAGGCCGGCGGGGCGGTGCGCGGGGCGTGGCCCCCCGACGGGGCCGACGCGGTCGACGCGGAGATGAGCGCGCTGTTCGTGGCGTTCGACGGCGCGATCGAGGATCCGAGCCGCGCGGTGCGCCTGCGTCGCGAGGGCGGAGAGGTCGTCGCGACCGACGCGCACGCCCTCCCCTGCGCCGACGCGGAGACCTGGCCCGACGGCCTCTGCGCCGTGCTCCGGCCGCGCGCGCCGCTCGCGCCGGGCAGCGCCCACGTGATCGAGGTCGAGACGGACCTGCTCGACGCGACGGGCGCCCCCGTCGGCCCCTGGGCGGCGCGCTTCACGACCCGCCTCGACGCGGGCGAGCCTCCCGCGCCCCTCGCGCTGACGTGTCACCCGGACGAGCACGACCTCGAGGTGGGCTGCGCCCTCGTCGACGACCGGAGCGTCACCTTCCGCCTCGCCGCGACCGAGGCGGTGCGCGTGCGCGTCGAGGCCGCGGGGCGGCGCCTGCTCGCCGTGGCCCCCCGGGGCGACGCGACGCTGCGCCTCGACGGCCTCTCTCCCGAGGCGACGGTGCGCCCCCGCTTCGTGCTCACCGACTACGCGGGCGCCACCTGGGAGACTCAGAGCGTGCTCTCGACCACCCCTCCGCTGGCCACGATCTCCATCGAGGAGGTGCGCGCCGATCCGCTCGGCCCCGAGCCGCGCCAGGAGTACGTCGAGGTGCTGAACTGGGGGGACGAGACGGTGGATCTCCTGGGCTTCTCGATCACCGATCGCGCCTCGTCCGAGGGCGACTTCATCCCGCGCACGGCGCGCCTCGCCCCCGGCCAGCGCGCGCTGATCGTGGGCGCCGCGTTCGATCCCGAGGAGGGCTCCGACCCGGAGGTGCCGCCTGGCACGCCCCTCATCCGGCTCGAGGGCGCGCTCGGCACGGGCGGGCTCGCGAACCGGGGCGAGCCGGTCTTCCTCCGCGACCCCGAGATGCGGCGCATCTCGGCCGCCCCCGGGCTCGAGCCCCCCGCGCCGGGCGTCTGCGTGGTACGTCGTTCGGAGGACCCGCGGGTCGGCGCCGAGGACGCGTTCGGCTCCGCGCCGTGCACGCCTGGCCGAGACTCCCCGTGA
- a CDS encoding competence/damage-inducible protein A: MTAAVLSIGTELTRGELTNTNASWLSEELTALGCTVVEQVAVGDDIETIGAALKRLSATHTLIVATGGLGPTTDDLTAEAVARVAGVPRSRHEPSLRMIERRFAAVGRVMSPSNAKQADLPDGADALENPVGTAPGFAMTLGACRAWFLPGVPHEMKRLFADHVQPAVSRSVERTTHQVHLRTFGLAESKVGELLEGVEAAYEGLTLGYRASFPEIEVKLLARAETEARAEEIARAAESEVRTRLGDAVFGTGEERYPVYVGHVLRERGMTIALAESCTGGMVGSLITDVPGSSEYMLLSAVTYANAAKTKVLGVGAEILRGHGAVSSECAAAMADGARRLADSDLAVAITGIAGPGGGTEDKPVGTVFIAVARREGETVTQAHALGGDRWRIRRLSAYLALRELVRAAKGA, from the coding sequence ATGACCGCCGCCGTTCTCTCCATCGGTACCGAGCTCACGCGCGGCGAGCTCACGAACACGAACGCGAGCTGGCTGTCCGAGGAGCTGACCGCGCTCGGATGCACGGTGGTCGAGCAGGTCGCGGTCGGCGACGACATCGAGACCATCGGCGCGGCGCTGAAGCGCCTCAGCGCCACGCACACCCTCATCGTCGCCACCGGCGGGCTCGGCCCCACCACCGACGACCTGACGGCCGAGGCGGTCGCGCGCGTGGCCGGGGTCCCTCGGTCGCGGCACGAGCCGTCGCTGCGCATGATCGAGCGCCGGTTCGCCGCGGTGGGCCGCGTGATGAGCCCCTCGAACGCCAAGCAGGCCGACCTCCCCGACGGAGCGGACGCGCTCGAGAACCCGGTGGGCACGGCGCCGGGCTTCGCGATGACGCTGGGCGCGTGCCGCGCCTGGTTCCTCCCCGGCGTGCCGCACGAGATGAAGCGGCTCTTCGCCGACCACGTGCAGCCGGCCGTGTCCCGCTCGGTCGAGCGCACCACGCATCAGGTACATCTGCGCACCTTCGGGCTCGCGGAGTCGAAGGTCGGCGAGCTGCTCGAGGGCGTCGAGGCCGCGTACGAAGGCTTGACCCTCGGCTACCGCGCGAGCTTCCCCGAGATCGAGGTCAAGCTCCTGGCGCGGGCCGAGACCGAGGCGCGCGCCGAGGAGATCGCGCGGGCGGCCGAGTCCGAGGTCCGCACGCGCCTCGGGGACGCCGTGTTCGGCACGGGCGAAGAGCGCTACCCGGTCTACGTGGGGCACGTCCTCCGCGAGCGCGGCATGACCATCGCGCTGGCCGAGAGCTGCACCGGCGGCATGGTGGGCTCGCTCATCACCGACGTGCCGGGCAGCTCCGAGTACATGCTGCTCAGCGCGGTCACCTACGCGAACGCGGCCAAGACCAAGGTGCTGGGCGTCGGCGCGGAGATCCTGCGCGGCCACGGCGCCGTGAGCAGCGAGTGCGCAGCGGCGATGGCCGACGGAGCGCGTCGCCTCGCCGACTCGGACCTCGCGGTCGCCATCACGGGCATCGCCGGCCCCGGGGGCGGCACGGAAGACAAGCCGGTGGGCACGGTCTTCATCGCGGTCGCGCGTCGTGAGGGCGAGACGGTCACCCAGGCGCACGCGCTCGGCGGCGATCGGTGGCGCATCCGGCGCCTCTCGGCCTACCTCGCCCTGCGTGAGCTCGTCCGGGCCGCGAAGGGCGCCTGA
- a CDS encoding aminopeptidase P N-terminal domain-containing protein, producing MDVSIHAERRQRFLEAMGERSVAVLASAPVAIRNNDVEHEYRQDSDLYWLTGLDEPDSVLVLSTAHDEHDAVLFVRPRDPSREVWDGPRTGVDGAVEALGATAAFEISELGEKLAGYLENAETLHYRLGLDADMDARMLKALEQARRRHRYGKDFPTHIVDPGAWLHERRLRKDASELDHMRAAAEVTRDAHLAAMQVALPGRHEYEVEAEILRVFRAGGSERPAYGPIVGSGPNATILHHRKNDRLMQEGELLLIDAGCELDYYACDVTRTFPISGTFSAPQRALYEVVLDAQERCIAAVKPGATVEALHAVAVRALTEGLVRLGLVEGPVDAAIEEERYKPFYMHRTSHWLGMDVHDVGLYYHHGEPRPLEPGFVLTVEPGLYVGVDAEVDAQWRGIGVRIEDDVLVTEDGHENLTAAIPKDPDEIERVLAAR from the coding sequence ATGGACGTGTCGATTCACGCAGAGCGAAGGCAGAGGTTTCTCGAGGCGATGGGTGAGCGGTCCGTCGCGGTGCTGGCTTCGGCGCCGGTGGCGATCCGCAACAACGACGTCGAGCACGAGTACCGGCAGGACAGCGATCTCTACTGGCTCACCGGGCTGGACGAGCCGGACTCCGTGCTCGTGCTCAGCACCGCCCACGACGAGCACGACGCGGTGCTCTTCGTTCGCCCGCGCGATCCGTCGCGGGAGGTCTGGGACGGTCCGCGGACCGGCGTGGACGGCGCGGTCGAGGCGCTCGGCGCGACCGCGGCGTTCGAGATCTCGGAGCTGGGCGAGAAGCTCGCCGGGTACCTCGAGAACGCGGAGACCCTGCACTACCGGCTCGGCCTCGACGCCGACATGGACGCCCGCATGCTGAAGGCGCTCGAGCAGGCGCGCCGCCGGCACCGCTACGGCAAGGACTTCCCGACCCACATCGTCGACCCCGGCGCGTGGCTGCACGAGCGACGGCTCCGCAAGGACGCAAGCGAGCTGGACCACATGCGCGCCGCGGCGGAGGTCACGCGCGACGCCCACCTCGCGGCCATGCAAGTCGCCCTGCCCGGCCGCCACGAGTACGAGGTCGAGGCCGAGATCCTCCGGGTGTTCCGCGCGGGAGGCAGCGAGCGCCCCGCCTATGGCCCCATCGTCGGCAGCGGCCCGAACGCCACCATCCTGCACCACCGGAAGAACGACCGGCTGATGCAGGAGGGCGAGCTGCTCCTGATCGACGCGGGCTGCGAGCTCGACTACTACGCGTGCGACGTCACGCGCACGTTCCCCATCTCCGGCACCTTCAGCGCCCCCCAGCGCGCGCTCTACGAGGTGGTCCTGGACGCGCAGGAGCGCTGCATCGCGGCGGTGAAGCCGGGCGCGACGGTCGAGGCGCTGCACGCCGTCGCGGTCCGCGCGCTGACCGAGGGGCTCGTCCGGCTCGGCCTCGTCGAGGGCCCGGTCGACGCGGCCATCGAGGAGGAGCGCTACAAGCCCTTCTACATGCACCGGACGTCACACTGGCTGGGCATGGACGTGCACGACGTCGGCCTCTACTACCACCACGGCGAGCCGCGCCCGCTCGAGCCCGGCTTCGTGCTGACGGTCGAGCCGGGGCTCTACGTGGGCGTCGACGCCGAGGTCGACGCGCAGTGGCGAGGCATCGGCGTGCGCATCGAAGACGACGTGCTGGTCACCGAAGACGGGCACGAGAACCTGACCGCCGCGATCCCCAAGGATCCGGACGAGATCGAGCGCGTGCTCGCCGCGCGCTGA
- a CDS encoding AraC family transcriptional regulator: protein MGDEEGVSVAIAHAILDALRDQGVDVDATLASAGIAPADLEDMDGLISVAREEALWHEAIRRGGEDIGLHAARSLQRGRFRGLEFAVRSAPSLRDGFAVLVRFDTLLHGREIFSVEGDDDGGLRLVYQSPHEEDPHRRVMSQFAMLGTLELARSATGVPLVPRGVELRQPTARNAPELGRAFGVEVTLGAERDAIEFGPEQLALPMLDADRELASTLERYLEREVEGRQRDDRLEGRVRREIGRQLTAGGVSLEAVSEHLEISPRALQRRLADQDTSYQELLDETRREVAEQLLRQEGVSIAGAAYLLGYSEVSAFHRAFKRWTGLTPGRFRRVSSRSA from the coding sequence GTGGGTGACGAAGAGGGGGTGTCGGTCGCGATCGCGCACGCGATCCTCGACGCGCTGCGGGATCAGGGCGTGGACGTCGACGCGACCCTGGCCTCGGCGGGGATCGCGCCGGCCGACCTCGAGGACATGGACGGCCTGATCTCGGTCGCCCGCGAGGAGGCGCTCTGGCACGAGGCCATCCGGCGGGGCGGCGAGGACATCGGCCTCCACGCCGCGCGCAGCCTCCAGCGCGGGCGGTTTCGGGGGCTGGAGTTCGCGGTCCGCTCCGCTCCGTCCTTGCGGGACGGCTTCGCGGTCCTCGTGCGCTTCGACACCCTGCTGCACGGCCGAGAGATCTTCAGCGTCGAGGGGGACGACGACGGGGGGCTCCGGCTCGTCTACCAGTCGCCTCACGAGGAGGACCCGCATCGGCGCGTGATGTCGCAGTTCGCGATGCTCGGGACGCTCGAGCTGGCGCGGAGCGCGACCGGCGTGCCCCTCGTGCCGCGCGGGGTGGAGCTGCGTCAGCCCACGGCGCGGAACGCACCCGAGCTGGGCCGCGCGTTCGGGGTCGAGGTCACGCTGGGCGCGGAGCGCGACGCCATCGAGTTCGGCCCAGAGCAACTCGCGTTGCCCATGCTCGACGCCGACCGCGAGCTCGCGAGCACGCTCGAGCGCTACCTGGAGCGCGAGGTCGAGGGGCGTCAGCGCGACGACCGCCTCGAGGGGCGGGTGCGGCGGGAGATCGGGCGGCAGCTCACCGCGGGCGGCGTGTCGCTCGAGGCGGTGTCCGAGCACCTCGAGATCTCGCCGAGGGCGCTCCAGCGGCGGCTGGCCGACCAGGACACGTCCTACCAGGAGCTCCTCGACGAGACCCGCCGCGAGGTCGCCGAGCAGCTCCTCCGCCAGGAGGGCGTCAGCATCGCGGGCGCGGCGTACCTGCTCGGCTACTCCGAGGTCTCGGCGTTTCATCGGGCCTTCAAGCGCTGGACGGGCCTCACGCCGGGCCGGTTTCGCCGCGTCTCGTCGCGATCTGCATGA